From Pseudoleptotrichia goodfellowii, a single genomic window includes:
- a CDS encoding homoserine dehydrogenase, translated as MKIGIIGLGTVGEGVLKVLTTEGKSIFEKSTMDIEVKYACDLNINREFSFDFDKSILIDDYKKIINDDEIEIVVELIGGETIAKNIIIEAFRAKKSVVTANKALVAKHGVELFQIAKENKVSFLFEAAVGGGIPIVTPLMESLVANTVTEIRGIMNGTSNYILTKMKEEKLSFAEALSLASAKGYAEADPTYDVDGIDAGHKINILASLAYGGSIKFKDMQLSGIRDINSIDIFAANQMNHTIKLIAQSKLLSENSVQISVEPTLVQNSEILAKVDDVYNAIETIGSYTGRTLFYGKGAGMDPTASAVVSDIVKIAARIHIESDYFFNSTKIFDVVDINTIKNSYYIRVSSDFDIEKSPFEIYNEIDSFYIIIADDISRNDINEYLKNAQEKLILKIMR; from the coding sequence ATGAAAATAGGAATTATAGGTCTTGGAACAGTCGGAGAGGGAGTTTTGAAAGTTCTTACGACTGAAGGAAAAAGTATTTTTGAAAAGTCGACTATGGACATCGAAGTAAAATACGCATGCGATTTGAATATTAACAGAGAATTTTCTTTTGATTTCGATAAATCAATTCTCATTGATGATTACAAGAAAATTATAAATGATGATGAAATTGAGATTGTTGTGGAGCTTATCGGAGGAGAAACAATTGCTAAAAATATTATTATTGAAGCATTCAGGGCTAAAAAGAGTGTAGTTACTGCAAATAAAGCTCTCGTTGCCAAGCATGGTGTGGAATTATTCCAGATAGCTAAAGAAAATAAAGTTTCTTTCTTATTTGAAGCTGCTGTAGGAGGAGGAATTCCTATTGTAACTCCTCTCATGGAAAGCCTTGTAGCCAATACAGTGACTGAGATAAGAGGTATAATGAACGGTACTTCAAATTACATACTTACTAAAATGAAAGAGGAAAAATTATCTTTTGCCGAAGCATTATCTCTGGCTTCTGCCAAAGGATATGCCGAAGCTGATCCGACTTATGATGTTGACGGAATTGATGCAGGACATAAAATCAATATTTTGGCTTCACTTGCTTATGGAGGTTCGATTAAATTTAAGGATATGCAGCTTTCAGGAATCAGAGATATTAATTCTATTGATATTTTTGCTGCAAATCAAATGAATCATACTATAAAACTCATTGCTCAATCAAAACTTCTTTCGGAAAATTCCGTACAGATTTCAGTAGAGCCGACACTTGTACAAAATTCTGAAATTTTAGCAAAAGTTGATGATGTGTACAATGCTATCGAAACAATAGGTTCTTATACAGGAAGAACATTATTCTACGGAAAAGGGGCCGGAATGGATCCTACAGCTTCCGCTGTTGTTTCTGATATAGTAAAAATTGCCGCAAGAATACATATAGAATCGGATTATTTCTTTAACTCTACTAAGATATTTGATGTTGTTGATATTAATACTATAAAAAATTCTTATTATATAAGAGTTTCATCGGATTTTGATATTGAGAAATCTCCATTTGAAATATATAATGAAATAGACAGCTTTTATATTATAATTGCTGATGATATTTCAAGAAATGATATAAATGAGTATTTGAAAAATGCACAGGAAAAATTGATTTTAAAAATTATGAGATAA
- a CDS encoding transposase — MPIQKFISQILIHVPPKNFKMVNRYGLYARHISNKLKRAVIPFKKNIVPNKFSFIKDKHLKLSV, encoded by the coding sequence ATGCCTATTCAAAAATTTATTTCCCAAATTTTAATCCATGTACCTCCTAAAAATTTTAAAATGGTTAATAGATATGGACTATATGCAAGACATATTTCCAATAAGCTAAAAAGAGCTGTTATTCCTTTTAAGAAGAATATTGTCCCTAATAAATTTTCTTTTATCAAAGACAAACATTTAAAACTTTCGGTATAA
- a CDS encoding transposase, whose protein sequence is MLFNVRSGDVNNTKGIIKYLGRYLARSPIAEYKITDITDNEVTFFYNDLANDKQKHLLLCLFKNLFPKF, encoded by the coding sequence ATTCTTTTTAATGTCAGAAGCGGTGATGTCAATAACACCAAAGGTATTATCAAATACTTAGGTCGATATCTTGCACGTTCTCCTATTGCTGAGTATAAAATTACTGATATTACTGACAATGAAGTTACTTTCTTTTACAATGATTTAGCTAATGATAAACAAAAACATTTATTACTATGCCTATTCAAAAATTTATTTCCCAAATTTTAA
- a CDS encoding transposase gives MFFFYDRNLLSKLSVAVNDIFKFHFHNTSKKNKRINKISKSSKFYFTDSDILHYGLISVIHTFGRDLKWNPHIHAIVSLGGFNKNFDFKKLEYFNVDTIAAQWKYHVLDIISKGTILIKKLKD, from the coding sequence ATGTTCTTCTTCTATGATAGAAATCTCCTTTCTAAGCTTTCTGTCGCTGTTAATGATATCTTTAAATTTCACTTCCATAATACTTCTAAAAAGAATAAAAGAATTAATAAAATTTCCAAATCTTCTAAATTTTACTTCACTGATTCTGATATTCTTCATTATGGTCTTATTTCTGTTATTCATACTTTCGGGCGTGATTTAAAATGGAATCCTCATATTCACGCTATCGTTTCTCTCGGAGGATTTAATAAAAATTTTGATTTTAAAAAACTTGAATACTTTAATGTTGATACTATTGCAGCTCAATGGAAATATCACGTCCTTGATATTATTTCTAAGGGAACTATCCTAATCAAAAAATTAAAAGATTAG
- the rplT gene encoding 50S ribosomal protein L20: protein MPRVKTGIVRRKRHKKVLKEAKGYRGSVKTNFKKANEAVKKAMAYATEHRKQKKRKMRELWIIRINAAARLNGISYSKFMNGLKKAGIELDRKVLADLALNNPADFAKLVEKVK from the coding sequence ATGCCAAGAGTAAAAACAGGAATAGTAAGAAGAAAAAGACATAAAAAAGTATTAAAAGAAGCAAAAGGATATAGAGGATCCGTAAAAACAAACTTTAAAAAAGCGAATGAAGCTGTTAAAAAAGCAATGGCTTACGCAACAGAGCATAGAAAACAGAAGAAAAGAAAAATGAGAGAATTGTGGATAATAAGAATAAATGCTGCAGCAAGATTAAATGGAATTTCTTATTCTAAATTTATGAACGGATTGAAAAAAGCGGGAATCGAATTAGACAGAAAAGTATTGGCTGATTTGGCTTTAAATAATCCTGCAGATTTTGCAAAATTAGTAGAAAAAGTAAAATAG
- the rpmI gene encoding 50S ribosomal protein L35, whose translation MPKMKTHRGTKKRVKVTGSGKLVIKHSGKSHILTKKTHKRKKRLGQDAIVPKGAERRIKKLLAGQEGR comes from the coding sequence ATGCCAAAAATGAAAACACACAGAGGAACAAAAAAAAGAGTTAAAGTAACAGGAAGCGGAAAACTTGTTATTAAACATTCGGGAAAAAGTCACATATTGACTAAGAAAACACATAAAAGAAAGAAAAGATTGGGACAGGATGCAATTGTTCCTAAAGGTGCAGAAAGAAGAATCAAGAAATTATTAGCAGGACAAGAAGGAAGATAA
- the infC gene encoding translation initiation factor IF-3 encodes MFFIKGTNKSDEPRMNERIRAREIRVIGEDGEQFGILSVNEAIALANEKGLELVEISPNATPPVCKIMDYGKFKYEKTKKEKENKKKQKNVVIKELRIKPHIDEHDKETKISQIEKFIAKEYKVKVSLRLSGREKMHAESAIKVLDEFASHFEETATVEKKYGKEQLQKFIMLSPKK; translated from the coding sequence GTGTTCTTTATAAAAGGAACTAATAAATCTGACGAACCAAGAATGAATGAGAGAATCAGAGCGAGAGAAATAAGAGTAATAGGAGAAGACGGTGAACAGTTCGGAATTTTATCGGTTAATGAAGCTATAGCTCTTGCCAATGAAAAAGGATTGGAACTTGTTGAAATCTCTCCCAATGCAACACCGCCTGTATGCAAAATTATGGACTATGGAAAATTCAAGTATGAGAAAACTAAAAAGGAAAAAGAAAACAAAAAGAAACAAAAAAATGTTGTAATCAAAGAGTTAAGAATAAAACCTCATATTGATGAACATGATAAAGAAACAAAAATATCTCAAATTGAAAAATTCATAGCAAAAGAGTATAAGGTGAAAGTAAGCTTGAGATTAAGCGGAAGAGAAAAAATGCATGCTGAATCTGCTATTAAAGTCTTGGATGAGTTTGCAAGTCATTTTGAAGAAACTGCAACTGTAGAAAAAAAATACGGGAAAGAGCAGTTACAAAAATTCATTATGTTATCACCTAAAAAGTAA
- the mgtE gene encoding magnesium transporter yields the protein MKEIIETLIKEKKYFEIRKQLNELNTVEISEVINEFEISELVIMIFRLLKKDKASDVFPYLDSEHQEMIIHAATDIETKNIFDELYFDDIVDIIEEMPSDVVKKILKNTDAKDRHLINQLLKYPDNSAGSIMTTEYVDLEKNMKVFEAIEQIRNTGKDKENIYTCYITDEQGKLEGVLSLKELIAKKDDTIIEDIMNRNFISVQTNDDQEAVADMFKKYDLIVMPVTDHENRLLGIITIDDVMDVVEQEVTEDFHKMAGITAPAEETYLKTNVFTMAKQRIGWLAVLMISDTISGNIIQGYEKVLAQSIILTAFIPMLMSTGGNVGSQSSTVVIRALALGEISPKDAFKVLKKEFSISIMVSIVLAILNFIRLITLEKIDLMIALTVSVTLVFTVIVSKIVGALLPLGAKLIKADPAVMATPLITTISDAVTLIIYFKFATLFLKI from the coding sequence ATGAAAGAAATAATAGAAACTCTTATAAAAGAAAAAAAATACTTTGAAATAAGAAAACAGTTAAACGAATTAAATACAGTAGAAATTTCCGAAGTAATAAATGAATTTGAAATTTCAGAGCTTGTAATAATGATTTTCAGACTTTTGAAAAAAGATAAAGCTTCTGATGTATTTCCTTATCTGGATTCCGAACATCAGGAAATGATTATTCATGCAGCAACAGACATTGAAACAAAAAATATATTTGATGAACTTTATTTTGATGACATAGTAGATATTATAGAAGAAATGCCTTCAGATGTAGTAAAAAAAATATTGAAAAATACTGATGCGAAAGATAGACATTTGATAAATCAGCTTTTGAAATATCCCGACAATTCTGCAGGAAGTATAATGACTACAGAGTATGTGGATTTGGAAAAAAATATGAAAGTATTCGAAGCCATTGAGCAAATAAGAAATACAGGGAAAGATAAAGAAAATATTTACACATGTTATATAACCGATGAACAGGGAAAACTCGAAGGTGTGCTTTCTCTTAAAGAGCTGATAGCTAAAAAAGACGATACGATAATAGAAGATATTATGAACCGTAACTTTATAAGTGTTCAGACTAACGATGATCAGGAAGCTGTAGCGGATATGTTTAAAAAATATGACTTGATAGTTATGCCTGTTACAGATCATGAAAACAGACTTTTGGGAATAATAACAATAGATGATGTAATGGACGTAGTTGAACAGGAAGTTACCGAAGACTTTCATAAGATGGCAGGGATTACTGCTCCGGCAGAAGAAACATATTTGAAAACAAATGTATTTACTATGGCAAAACAGAGAATAGGCTGGCTTGCCGTACTTATGATTTCCGATACAATATCAGGAAATATAATTCAGGGATATGAAAAAGTATTGGCACAGTCGATTATACTGACGGCATTCATTCCGATGCTGATGTCCACAGGAGGAAATGTCGGTTCTCAATCTTCCACAGTTGTAATACGTGCATTGGCTTTAGGGGAAATTTCTCCCAAAGATGCCTTTAAAGTGCTGAAAAAAGAATTTTCGATTTCCATAATGGTTTCGATTGTTCTGGCAATTTTGAATTTTATAAGATTAATTACGTTGGAAAAAATAGATTTGATGATAGCTCTTACAGTTTCTGTAACACTTGTGTTTACAGTTATAGTTTCAAAAATAGTGGGTGCGTTGCTTCCGCTCGGAGCAAAACTCATTAAAGCGGATCCGGCAGTAATGGCAACACCTTTAATAACTACAATATCCGATGCAGTTACGCTTATTATTTATTTTAAATTTGCTACATTGTTTTTGAAAATTTAA
- the mgtE gene encoding magnesium transporter produces MENSIQNLIKEKKYFEIRKYLNDLNTVEVSELLNQFESSELIMIFRLLSKDRAADVFSYLDTEHQEMIINTMTDVETKNIFDELYFDDIVDIIEEMPSNVVKKILKNTDTKDRHMINQLLKYPDNSAGSIMTTEYVDLKKDMKVSDAIREIRNTVEDKENIYTCYVISADRKLEGVVSLKEIITSDNDVIIEDIMNRNFVSVHTNDDQEEVAEIIKKYDLIVLPVVDIENRLLGIITIDDVMDVIDKEATEDFHKMAGISPVEESYLKTSAFTMARQRIMWLIVLMISATFTGRIIGKYENVLQSVVILASFIPMLMDTGGNAGAQSSTIVVRALALGEVDVKDTFRVLIKEFSISFIVAIVLAAINYLRLIALTKVPLNVALTVSVTLIFVVIISKIIGALLPIGAKVLKMDPAIMAGPLITTILDALTLTIYFKFATVFLKI; encoded by the coding sequence ATGGAAAATTCAATTCAAAACCTTATAAAAGAAAAAAAATATTTTGAAATAAGAAAATATTTGAATGATTTGAATACGGTGGAAGTTTCGGAATTGTTGAATCAATTTGAATCTTCCGAACTTATAATGATTTTCAGATTATTGTCTAAAGACAGAGCCGCAGATGTATTTTCTTATTTGGATACGGAACATCAGGAAATGATAATTAATACCATGACCGATGTGGAAACAAAAAATATATTTGATGAACTGTATTTTGACGATATAGTAGATATTATAGAAGAAATGCCGTCAAATGTAGTAAAAAAAATATTGAAAAATACCGATACCAAAGACAGACATATGATAAATCAGCTGTTGAAATATCCCGATAATTCGGCAGGAAGTATAATGACCACAGAATATGTGGATTTGAAAAAGGATATGAAAGTATCCGATGCAATCAGAGAAATAAGAAATACTGTTGAAGATAAAGAAAATATATATACCTGTTATGTAATAAGTGCTGACAGAAAACTGGAAGGGGTAGTTTCGCTTAAAGAAATTATTACAAGTGATAATGATGTTATTATAGAAGATATTATGAACCGTAATTTTGTGAGTGTTCATACTAATGATGATCAGGAAGAAGTAGCAGAAATAATTAAAAAATACGATTTAATAGTGTTACCTGTTGTAGATATTGAAAATAGGCTTTTAGGTATAATAACAATAGATGATGTAATGGACGTAATTGATAAAGAAGCTACAGAAGATTTTCATAAAATGGCAGGGATTTCTCCTGTGGAAGAGTCGTATCTTAAAACAAGTGCCTTTACAATGGCAAGACAGAGAATAATGTGGCTTATAGTCCTCATGATTTCTGCTACATTCACGGGAAGAATAATCGGAAAGTATGAAAATGTACTGCAATCTGTAGTTATACTGGCTTCGTTTATTCCGATGCTGATGGATACCGGCGGAAATGCCGGTGCACAGTCTTCAACTATAGTAGTTCGTGCGTTGGCATTGGGAGAAGTAGACGTAAAAGATACTTTCAGAGTATTGATAAAGGAGTTTTCTATTTCATTTATAGTGGCGATAGTTTTGGCAGCAATAAATTATTTGAGGCTGATAGCTTTGACAAAGGTACCTTTAAATGTTGCTTTGACTGTTTCCGTAACTCTTATATTCGTAGTTATAATTTCCAAAATAATAGGGGCTTTGCTTCCTATAGGAGCAAAAGTTTTGAAAATGGATCCGGCTATTATGGCAGGACCGTTAATAACTACAATATTGGATGCTTTAACTCTTACAATTTATTTTAAATTTGCAACTGTTTTTTTGAAGATTTAG
- a CDS encoding helix-turn-helix transcriptional regulator: MRKTGEILEEYLRKKMSQVDLAKIIEVSPQYINNIIKNLKSPSENFLEKFYKIFDVSEEDRAEIKEYEEFRKLPKKFQEEISALKKSNENDGNVSKNERTQKISLLGKFDNSGFFRYSENNESVFLPKIETNNELFAVKTEYIDYIPDFYINDTLIFEKKNITRNSDLHGKICLTECNGKIEIKKVEYIDEVIVLKSPGERENMILLTKEKYSQLKIIGILKVHMRIY; encoded by the coding sequence ATGAGAAAAACCGGAGAAATATTGGAAGAATATTTGAGAAAAAAAATGTCTCAGGTGGATTTGGCAAAGATAATAGAGGTATCTCCTCAGTATATTAACAATATAATAAAAAATCTAAAAAGTCCGTCTGAAAATTTTTTGGAAAAATTTTATAAAATATTTGATGTGAGTGAAGAAGATAGAGCTGAAATAAAAGAATATGAAGAATTCAGAAAATTACCGAAAAAATTTCAGGAAGAAATATCGGCTTTGAAAAAATCAAATGAAAATGACGGAAATGTCAGTAAAAACGAGAGAACTCAAAAGATTTCTCTGTTAGGAAAGTTTGATAACAGCGGATTTTTCAGATATTCAGAAAATAATGAATCAGTATTTTTACCTAAAATTGAAACAAATAATGAGCTTTTTGCTGTAAAAACAGAATATATTGACTATATTCCCGATTTTTATATAAATGATACTTTGATTTTCGAGAAAAAAAATATTACAAGAAACAGCGATTTACATGGGAAAATATGTTTGACAGAGTGTAACGGAAAAATTGAAATAAAAAAAGTCGAATATATTGATGAAGTTATTGTATTAAAATCTCCGGGAGAAAGAGAAAATATGATTTTATTGACAAAAGAAAAATATTCTCAATTAAAAATAATCGGGATTTTAAAAGTACATATGAGAATATATTGA
- a CDS encoding VOC family protein, with translation MKKYGLNFDFITLRVKNIEKMKDFYLKLLKMKVLSEKNEGEKKEIVLGTDTKEIIRLISYGNESIESQEETNVYHIAYLLPTREDLGNFLRNCIKEQIRLDGVGDHDVSEAIYLTDPEGNGIEAYADRDYNTWKWNGNYVIMGTVEVDTEDLLRISDNMPDFVIPEGTKIGHVHMETFNIENDKEFYIEKLGLDVVSELPRAYFMSVDRYHHHFGMNQWNGNRKIPKKENSTGVEEIYITMDKEKFSRKFSGDKTVIETPNGIKLVIKSE, from the coding sequence ATGAAAAAATACGGACTTAATTTTGATTTTATAACTTTAAGAGTGAAAAATATAGAAAAAATGAAAGATTTTTACTTGAAATTATTGAAAATGAAAGTTTTAAGCGAAAAAAATGAAGGAGAGAAAAAAGAAATAGTTTTGGGAACAGATACAAAAGAAATCATAAGGCTGATTTCCTATGGAAATGAAAGTATAGAATCACAGGAAGAAACCAATGTATATCATATAGCTTATCTATTGCCGACAAGAGAAGATTTAGGGAATTTTTTGAGAAATTGTATAAAAGAGCAGATAAGACTTGATGGAGTGGGGGACCACGATGTCAGTGAAGCTATATATTTAACAGATCCCGAAGGGAACGGAATAGAAGCTTATGCCGACAGAGATTATAATACTTGGAAGTGGAACGGTAATTATGTTATAATGGGAACGGTAGAAGTCGATACGGAAGATTTGTTAAGAATTTCTGATAATATGCCTGATTTTGTAATTCCCGAAGGAACAAAAATAGGACATGTTCATATGGAAACGTTTAATATTGAAAATGATAAAGAATTTTATATTGAAAAGTTGGGACTTGATGTAGTATCGGAATTGCCGAGAGCTTATTTTATGTCTGTGGACAGATATCATCATCACTTCGGAATGAATCAATGGAATGGAAACAGAAAAATACCTAAAAAGGAAAATTCTACAGGAGTTGAGGAAATCTACATTACAATGGATAAGGAAAAGTTCAGTAGAAAATTTTCGGGGGATAAAACAGTAATTGAAACTCCGAACGGCATAAAATTGGTTATCAAGTCTGAGTAA
- a CDS encoding putative hemolysin yields MKILKIMTCLLILGTVISCTEVSKNTGPEKTISDVHLEKTGHHKGGHKKKGHHPKKDGDRMIGMPNPASVYCTEQGGESVTKKDEQGNEYGICKFKDGKEVDEWQFYRENHE; encoded by the coding sequence ATGAAAATATTGAAAATAATGACATGTTTATTGATTTTAGGAACGGTAATTTCATGTACGGAAGTATCAAAAAATACAGGACCTGAAAAAACAATATCGGATGTACATTTAGAAAAGACAGGACATCACAAAGGTGGGCATAAGAAAAAAGGACATCATCCAAAGAAAGACGGAGATCGTATGATAGGAATGCCTAATCCGGCTTCTGTTTACTGCACGGAACAAGGCGGAGAGTCTGTTACGAAAAAAGATGAGCAAGGAAATGAATACGGAATTTGCAAGTTTAAGGATGGAAAAGAAGTCGATGAATGGCAATTTTACAGAGAAAATCATGAATAG
- a CDS encoding MalY/PatB family protein — MSKKYDFETVISRKGQGAYKWDQMYEKYPDLEDSIVPFSVADMELKPATEITEGLQKYIGEQILGYTGPNKDYFDAVIKWMKKKHDFNIEKDWISCSPGVVSAIYDCVKAYTEENDGVIIFTPVYYPFYNAIKFNNRKIIDCGLIEKEGYYTIDFEKFEEFAKDPNNKLLILCSPHNPVGRVWTKEELEKIGKIALKNNLIVVSDEIHFDIIIPGHKHTVFQTLSEELAEITITCTAPTKTFNLAGVGVSNIIIKNKKLREKFRNSQEKSATHVFSPLPYRACEIAYSQCEEWLTLFLELVDRNQKTVNKFFEEKFIELKAPLIEGTYLQWIDFRALELKNEELKKFMNEKAKLFFSEGYTFGEKGSGFERINLAVPSAVLEKALDRLYNAIKEDFSKLCK, encoded by the coding sequence ATGAGTAAAAAATATGACTTTGAAACAGTAATCAGCAGAAAAGGGCAGGGAGCTTATAAATGGGATCAGATGTATGAAAAATATCCTGACCTTGAAGACAGTATAGTTCCTTTTTCGGTAGCGGATATGGAGTTAAAACCTGCAACTGAAATAACAGAAGGATTGCAAAAATATATAGGGGAACAGATACTCGGATATACAGGACCGAATAAAGATTATTTTGATGCAGTAATAAAATGGATGAAGAAAAAACATGATTTTAATATTGAAAAAGACTGGATTTCCTGTTCGCCGGGAGTAGTTTCGGCAATATATGACTGCGTTAAGGCGTATACCGAAGAAAATGACGGGGTAATTATATTTACTCCTGTATACTATCCTTTTTACAATGCAATAAAATTCAATAACAGAAAAATTATAGATTGCGGACTTATTGAAAAAGAGGGATATTATACGATTGATTTTGAAAAATTTGAAGAATTTGCCAAAGATCCGAATAATAAATTGCTTATTTTATGCAGCCCTCATAATCCTGTAGGAAGAGTCTGGACAAAAGAAGAATTGGAGAAAATAGGAAAAATAGCTTTAAAAAATAATTTGATAGTAGTTTCCGATGAAATTCACTTTGATATAATAATTCCGGGACATAAACATACTGTTTTTCAAACTTTATCCGAAGAACTTGCAGAAATTACAATAACTTGTACAGCACCTACGAAAACATTTAATTTGGCAGGTGTCGGAGTATCAAATATTATAATAAAAAATAAAAAATTAAGAGAAAAATTCAGAAATTCACAGGAAAAGTCTGCAACACATGTATTTTCTCCGTTACCATACAGAGCGTGTGAAATTGCATACAGTCAATGTGAAGAATGGTTGACTTTGTTTTTGGAACTTGTGGACAGAAATCAGAAAACAGTAAATAAGTTTTTTGAAGAAAAATTCATAGAATTGAAAGCTCCTTTAATAGAGGGGACTTATTTACAATGGATTGATTTCAGAGCTTTAGAACTTAAAAACGAAGAGCTGAAAAAATTTATGAATGAAAAAGCAAAATTATTTTTCAGCGAAGGATATACTTTCGGAGAAAAAGGAAGCGGATTTGAGAGAATAAATCTGGCTGTTCCTTCAGCTGTTTTGGAAAAAGCACTGGACAGATTATATAATGCGATAAAAGAAGATTTTTCTAAATTATGCAAATAA
- a CDS encoding formate--tetrahydrofolate ligase, protein MTDLEISQKAKLEKINVIAEKIGLTEDDYEQYGKYKAKVNLDVLERNADKKDGKLILVTAITPTPPGEGKSTVTVGLTQALNKFGYKSIAALREPSLGPVFGMKGGATGGGMSQVVPMEEINLHFTGDLHAISAAHNLISTCIDNHINHGNELDIDVNNITWKRVLDMNDRALRNIVIGLGGKINGIPRESSFQITVASEIMAIFCLAESITDLKNRIGEIVFGYNRKGEILKVKQLNVQGAAASLLKEAIKPNLVQTLENTPVFIHGGPFANIAHGCNSVLATKTALKLSDYVVTEAGFGADLGAEKFLDIKARKANLEPNVIVLVATVRALKHHGSNMDGNKDSIETLKKGMTNLEKHIENMQKYNVPLVVAINKFVTDTDEEIEEITKFCNKKGVEAALCEIWEKGGEGGKELVEKVMDAIEKNEKSKVKFSPLYDEKLPIKEKIEIICREIYGADGVKFMPKALNNIKKYTENGYDKLPICISKTQKSLSDNSNLLGRPEGFEVTINEVRLSAGAGFLVAMAGEIIDMPGLPKKPSAELIDIDDNGVITGLF, encoded by the coding sequence ATGACGGATTTGGAAATTTCTCAGAAAGCAAAGTTGGAAAAAATTAATGTTATTGCTGAAAAGATAGGACTTACAGAAGATGATTACGAACAATACGGAAAATATAAAGCAAAAGTTAATTTGGATGTATTGGAAAGAAATGCCGATAAAAAAGACGGTAAACTGATACTTGTAACGGCTATAACTCCTACACCGCCGGGAGAAGGGAAATCTACGGTAACTGTAGGGTTGACACAGGCATTGAATAAATTCGGATATAAATCCATTGCGGCATTGAGAGAACCGTCATTGGGGCCTGTATTCGGAATGAAAGGCGGAGCTACAGGGGGTGGAATGTCTCAAGTAGTGCCGATGGAAGAGATAAATCTGCATTTTACGGGGGATCTGCATGCTATTTCAGCTGCTCATAATCTTATTTCCACGTGCATTGACAATCATATAAATCACGGAAACGAACTTGATATAGATGTAAACAATATCACTTGGAAACGTGTGTTGGACATGAATGACAGAGCATTGAGAAACATTGTTATCGGATTGGGTGGAAAAATAAACGGTATTCCGAGAGAAAGCTCTTTTCAGATAACGGTTGCATCGGAAATAATGGCGATATTCTGCCTTGCAGAATCGATTACTGACTTGAAAAACAGAATAGGCGAAATAGTATTCGGATATAACAGAAAAGGAGAAATACTGAAAGTAAAACAGCTGAATGTACAGGGAGCAGCAGCATCGCTTTTAAAAGAGGCTATAAAACCTAATCTTGTTCAAACTTTGGAAAATACACCGGTATTTATCCATGGAGGACCTTTTGCCAATATTGCTCATGGATGTAACTCGGTTCTAGCTACAAAAACGGCACTTAAACTGTCTGATTATGTCGTAACCGAAGCAGGATTCGGTGCGGACTTGGGAGCAGAAAAATTTCTTGATATAAAAGCGAGAAAAGCGAATCTTGAGCCTAATGTTATTGTTCTTGTGGCTACTGTCAGAGCGTTGAAACATCACGGAAGTAATATGGATGGAAATAAAGACAGCATTGAAACATTGAAAAAAGGTATGACAAACTTGGAAAAACATATAGAAAATATGCAAAAATACAACGTTCCTTTAGTTGTAGCAATAAATAAATTTGTAACGGATACTGATGAGGAAATAGAAGAAATAACAAAATTCTGTAATAAAAAAGGTGTCGAAGCGGCTCTTTGCGAGATTTGGGAAAAAGGCGGCGAAGGTGGAAAAGAGCTTGTCGAAAAAGTAATGGATGCTATTGAAAAAAATGAAAAGTCGAAAGTCAAGTTTTCTCCTTTGTATGATGAAAAATTGCCGATTAAAGAAAAGATAGAAATAATATGTCGTGAGATATACGGAGCAGACGGAGTGAAATTTATGCCGAAAGCGTTGAATAATATAAAAAAATATACTGAAAACGGATACGATAAACTGCCGATATGTATTTCAAAAACCCAGAAATCTTTGTCGGATAATTCGAATTTACTTGGAAGACCTGAAGGATTTGAAGTTACAATAAATGAAGTGAGATTGTCGGCAGGTGCGGGGTTTTTAGTGGCAATGGCAGGAGAAATTATTGATATGCCGGGACTTCCTAAAAAACCGTCGGCTGAGTTGATTGATATAGATGATAACGGAGTAATAACAGGGTTATTTTAA